From a single Phalacrocorax aristotelis chromosome 1, bGulAri2.1, whole genome shotgun sequence genomic region:
- the LOC142065063 gene encoding natural killer cells antigen CD94-like isoform X4, with protein MLDLFLPFSADVLFFSPAMTEEVTYANLKFENHELDIITKPADTKEKGASASSSIWRPVAFAFLALCLVLLMGLVALLALFFQVSKDPEEGKKLQEMREALCFEGKEKNETKCTLCPASWQNSGADNCFYISKQKKTWKQSQEFCSSRNSTLLVLKDKAKMVSLPHDSQFYWVGLSYISERSRWYWEDGTAFSKEATNWVILYDNIFCASLYGQIIYASHSCSTKQFWICEKVAVHFI; from the exons ATGCTAGATCTTTTTCTACCTTTTAGTGCTGacgtgctttttttttccccagctatgACAGAAGAGGTAACATATGCCAATCTGAAATTTGAAAACCATGAGCTGGATATTATCACAAAGCCTGCAGATACTAAGGAAAAAG GAGCTTCTGCCTCATCTTCCATATGGCGGCCGGTGgcctttgctttccttgctttGTGCCTGGTGCTGCTGATGGGGCTGGTAGCCCTGCTGGCTCTGT TTTTTCAGGTTTCCAAGGATcctgaggaaggaaagaagctgCAGGAAATGAGGGAAGCATTGTGTTttgaagggaaggagaaaaatg AAACAAAATGTACTCTCTGTCCAGCAAGCTGGCAAAACAGTGGTGCTGACAACTGCTTCtacatttcaaagcagaagaaaacatggaaGCAAAGCCAGGAATTCTGTTCCTCAAGAAACTCCACTCTACTTGTGctaaaagacaaagcaaagatG GTTTCTCTGCCACATGATTCACAGTTTTACTGGGTTGGATTATCATACATATCTGAAAGGAGCAGGTGGTACTGGGAGGATGGAACAGctttttcaaaagaagcaaCAAATTG GGTTATATTATATGACAACATCTTCTGTGCCTCCTTATATGGTCAGATTATTTATGCCAGCCACTCTTGTTCGACAAAGCAATTCTGGATCTGTGAGAAAGTGGCTGTTCATTTCATCTGA
- the LOC142065063 gene encoding natural killer cells antigen CD94-like isoform X3, translating into MTEEVTYANLKFENHELDIITKPADTKEKGASASSSIWRPVAFAFLALCLVLLMGLVALLALFFQVSKDPEEGKKLQEMREALCFEGKEKNETKCTLCPASWQNSGADNCFYISKQKKTWKQSQEFCSSRNSTLLVLKDKAKMVSLPHDSQFYWVGLSYISERSRWYWEDGTAFSKEATNWVILYDNIFCASLYGQIIYASHSCSTKQFWICEKVAVHFI; encoded by the exons atgACAGAAGAGGTAACATATGCCAATCTGAAATTTGAAAACCATGAGCTGGATATTATCACAAAGCCTGCAGATACTAAGGAAAAAG GAGCTTCTGCCTCATCTTCCATATGGCGGCCGGTGgcctttgctttccttgctttGTGCCTGGTGCTGCTGATGGGGCTGGTAGCCCTGCTGGCTCTGT TTTTTCAGGTTTCCAAGGATcctgaggaaggaaagaagctgCAGGAAATGAGGGAAGCATTGTGTTttgaagggaaggagaaaaatg AAACAAAATGTACTCTCTGTCCAGCAAGCTGGCAAAACAGTGGTGCTGACAACTGCTTCtacatttcaaagcagaagaaaacatggaaGCAAAGCCAGGAATTCTGTTCCTCAAGAAACTCCACTCTACTTGTGctaaaagacaaagcaaagatG GTTTCTCTGCCACATGATTCACAGTTTTACTGGGTTGGATTATCATACATATCTGAAAGGAGCAGGTGGTACTGGGAGGATGGAACAGctttttcaaaagaagcaaCAAATTG GGTTATATTATATGACAACATCTTCTGTGCCTCCTTATATGGTCAGATTATTTATGCCAGCCACTCTTGTTCGACAAAGCAATTCTGGATCTGTGAGAAAGTGGCTGTTCATTTCATCTGA
- the LOC142065063 gene encoding natural killer cells antigen CD94-like isoform X1 — MTEEVTYANLKFENHELDIITKPADTKEKGPPTSSRFCWPVVLILFTLCLTLLMALVTLTVLFFQIPKDYRTQLRDLNMTKNELHANFSNMLQAIGNQLCLEGEKNLKNNGASASSSIWRPVAFAFLALCLVLLMGLVALLALFFQVSKDPEEGKKLQEMREALCFEGKEKNETKCTLCPASWQNSGADNCFYISKQKKTWKQSQEFCSSRNSTLLVLKDKAKMVSLPHDSQFYWVGLSYISERSRWYWEDGTAFSKEATNWVILYDNIFCASLYGQIIYASHSCSTKQFWICEKVAVHFI, encoded by the exons atgACAGAAGAGGTAACATATGCCAATCTGAAATTTGAAAACCATGAGCTGGATATTATCACAAAGCCTGCAGATACTAAGGAAAAAG GGCCTCCCACTTCATCCCGCTTTTGCTGGCCAGTAGTCCTGATTTTGTTCACACTGTGCCTGACATTGCTGATGGCGCTGGTGACCCTGACAGTTTTAT TTTTCCAGATTCCCAAGGACTACAGGACACAACTTAGAGACCTCAACATGACAAAGAATGAGCTGCATGCAAATTTCTCGAATATGCTGCAAGCAATAGGAAATCAGCTGTgcttggaaggggaaaaaaaccttaaaaataatg GAGCTTCTGCCTCATCTTCCATATGGCGGCCGGTGgcctttgctttccttgctttGTGCCTGGTGCTGCTGATGGGGCTGGTAGCCCTGCTGGCTCTGT TTTTTCAGGTTTCCAAGGATcctgaggaaggaaagaagctgCAGGAAATGAGGGAAGCATTGTGTTttgaagggaaggagaaaaatg AAACAAAATGTACTCTCTGTCCAGCAAGCTGGCAAAACAGTGGTGCTGACAACTGCTTCtacatttcaaagcagaagaaaacatggaaGCAAAGCCAGGAATTCTGTTCCTCAAGAAACTCCACTCTACTTGTGctaaaagacaaagcaaagatG GTTTCTCTGCCACATGATTCACAGTTTTACTGGGTTGGATTATCATACATATCTGAAAGGAGCAGGTGGTACTGGGAGGATGGAACAGctttttcaaaagaagcaaCAAATTG GGTTATATTATATGACAACATCTTCTGTGCCTCCTTATATGGTCAGATTATTTATGCCAGCCACTCTTGTTCGACAAAGCAATTCTGGATCTGTGAGAAAGTGGCTGTTCATTTCATCTGA
- the LOC142065063 gene encoding natural killer cells antigen CD94-like isoform X5 codes for MEDEEGYTALNLRPSASVITPGYLSSNKHSAFKAPTSCVVVDIFQVSKDPEEGKKLQEMREALCFEGKEKNETKCTLCPASWQNSGADNCFYISKQKKTWKQSQEFCSSRNSTLLVLKDKAKMVSLPHDSQFYWVGLSYISERSRWYWEDGTAFSKEATNWVILYDNIFCASLYGQIIYASHSCSTKQFWICEKVAVHFI; via the exons ATGGAGGATGAGGAAGGCTACACCGCTTTGAATTTACGACCCTCAGCTTCAGTTATTACTCCTGGATATCTGAGCAGCAACAAACATTCTGCATTTAAGGCTCCAACCAGTTGTGTTGTAGTAGATA TTTTTCAGGTTTCCAAGGATcctgaggaaggaaagaagctgCAGGAAATGAGGGAAGCATTGTGTTttgaagggaaggagaaaaatg AAACAAAATGTACTCTCTGTCCAGCAAGCTGGCAAAACAGTGGTGCTGACAACTGCTTCtacatttcaaagcagaagaaaacatggaaGCAAAGCCAGGAATTCTGTTCCTCAAGAAACTCCACTCTACTTGTGctaaaagacaaagcaaagatG GTTTCTCTGCCACATGATTCACAGTTTTACTGGGTTGGATTATCATACATATCTGAAAGGAGCAGGTGGTACTGGGAGGATGGAACAGctttttcaaaagaagcaaCAAATTG GGTTATATTATATGACAACATCTTCTGTGCCTCCTTATATGGTCAGATTATTTATGCCAGCCACTCTTGTTCGACAAAGCAATTCTGGATCTGTGAGAAAGTGGCTGTTCATTTCATCTGA
- the LOC142065063 gene encoding natural killer cells antigen CD94-like isoform X2 gives MEDEEGYTALNLRPSASVITPGYLSSNKHSAFKAPTSCVVVDRASASSSIWRPVAFAFLALCLVLLMGLVALLALFFQVSKDPEEGKKLQEMREALCFEGKEKNETKCTLCPASWQNSGADNCFYISKQKKTWKQSQEFCSSRNSTLLVLKDKAKMVSLPHDSQFYWVGLSYISERSRWYWEDGTAFSKEATNWVILYDNIFCASLYGQIIYASHSCSTKQFWICEKVAVHFI, from the exons ATGGAGGATGAGGAAGGCTACACCGCTTTGAATTTACGACCCTCAGCTTCAGTTATTACTCCTGGATATCTGAGCAGCAACAAACATTCTGCATTTAAGGCTCCAACCAGTTGTGTTGTAGTAGATA GAGCTTCTGCCTCATCTTCCATATGGCGGCCGGTGgcctttgctttccttgctttGTGCCTGGTGCTGCTGATGGGGCTGGTAGCCCTGCTGGCTCTGT TTTTTCAGGTTTCCAAGGATcctgaggaaggaaagaagctgCAGGAAATGAGGGAAGCATTGTGTTttgaagggaaggagaaaaatg AAACAAAATGTACTCTCTGTCCAGCAAGCTGGCAAAACAGTGGTGCTGACAACTGCTTCtacatttcaaagcagaagaaaacatggaaGCAAAGCCAGGAATTCTGTTCCTCAAGAAACTCCACTCTACTTGTGctaaaagacaaagcaaagatG GTTTCTCTGCCACATGATTCACAGTTTTACTGGGTTGGATTATCATACATATCTGAAAGGAGCAGGTGGTACTGGGAGGATGGAACAGctttttcaaaagaagcaaCAAATTG GGTTATATTATATGACAACATCTTCTGTGCCTCCTTATATGGTCAGATTATTTATGCCAGCCACTCTTGTTCGACAAAGCAATTCTGGATCTGTGAGAAAGTGGCTGTTCATTTCATCTGA
- the LOC142065094 gene encoding C-type lectin domain family 1 member B-like, giving the protein MSSQIMHTNTEEEDGYSNLNHLPQHPTRHYMSLHINQGRSLPFAVWWPAIFTLFALCLALTIGMIVLGLRGSKAPTGHNENLQGLKERLCLMGDADSKNDRSTCSLCPVNWKWVGGDTCFYFSEKEATWQESKDFCFSQNATLLMLKRKSKLNSISHISQKQSYWIGLSYGVDGWSWIDDTKLSTKRMDWIDLSSKQNCAYLFYHKSRVYSENCYKNYPWICEKAAVQLI; this is encoded by the exons ATGAGTTCTCAGATAATGCATACAAATACAGAGGAAGAGGATGGATATTCTAATTTAAATCACCTACCACAACATCCAACTAGACACTACATGTCCCTGCACATCAACCAAG GACGCTCTCTTCCCTTTGCTGTATGGTGGCCAGCTATCTTCACTTTGTTTGCTCTGTGTCTGGCCCTCACCATAGGAATGATAGTCCTAG GTCTCAGAGGTTCTAAGGCACCTACAGGACATAATGAAAACTTGCAAGGACTAAAGGAGAGATTGTGCTTGATGGGTGACGCAGACAGTAAGAATGATA GATCCACATGTTCACTCTGCCCTGTAAACTGGAAATGGGTTGGAGGCGACACCTGTTTctacttttcagaaaaggagGCCACATGGCAGGAAAGTAAAGACTTTTGCTTCTCCCAGAACGCCACCCTTCTTatgctgaaaaggaaaagcaagttg AATAGCATATCTCATATATCACAAAAACAATCTTATTGGATTGGCTTATCATACGGAGTCGATGGCTGGTCTTGGATAGATGATACGAAACTTTCTACGAAGAGAATGGACTG gattgATTTGTCCTCTAAGCAAAACTGTGCATACCTTTTTTATCATAAGTCAAGAGTCTACAGTGAGAATTGTTACAAGAATTATCCCTGGATCTGTGAGAAGGCAGCAGTCCAGCTGATCTAA